Proteins from a single region of Cytophagaceae bacterium:
- a CDS encoding ATP-dependent Clp protease adaptor ClpS, whose protein sequence is MKFAPEVEIEIKEEVEVDVEAVKLYAIVVFNDEVNTFDHVIDTLIEVCGHSFEQAEQCTLIIHFKGKCSVKNGDFDDLKPIRDAICERGISAEILLR, encoded by the coding sequence ATGAAGTTTGCTCCCGAAGTAGAAATTGAAATCAAAGAAGAAGTAGAAGTTGATGTTGAAGCTGTAAAATTATACGCTATTGTGGTGTTTAATGATGAAGTGAATACATTTGATCATGTGATTGATACATTAATTGAAGTGTGTGGGCATTCATTTGAACAAGCCGAACAATGCACGCTCATAATTCATTTTAAAGGCAAATGTTCTGTAAAAAATGGCGATTTTGATGACTTGAAACCCATAAGAGATGCTATTTGTGAGAGAGGGATTTCGGCTGAAATATTATTAAGATAA
- a CDS encoding sodium:solute symporter, producing MTPILALSILSIYFIVLIAISIKTSKGADTNTFFTANKQSAWYLVAFAMIGTSISGVTFISVPGAVGVRGFSYFQMVLGYILGYIFIGKVLMPLYYRLNLVSIYSYLDNRLGFWSYKTGSAFFLLSRTLGSAVRLYIAAQVLQLAIYNSLGVPFEVSVAITIALIWVYTFKGGIKTIIITDTLQTTFLISAVALTVYLISSQLNLSFMGAVTEIQNSEYSQVFFFGDGWGDFKNFFKQFISGALITLVMTGLDQDLMQKNLTCKNLGEAQKNMFWFTISLVFVNILFLSLGALLYIYANQKGITIPAKTDELYPMMALEIFGNGGMGTIGVLVAVMFLIGITAATYASSDSALTALTTSFCIDFMNVESKPEKQRAKIKHYVHIMFSVIFYVVIIIFSYLNNKDVISAIFQIASYTYGPLLGLFVFGLYTKKNLGSFDRFVPYVCILAPALTYITVGIIERNFGYKFVNENLIINGFFTFAGLYVLALMNKEESSVK from the coding sequence ATGACCCCAATTCTAGCCCTAAGTATTTTGAGTATATATTTTATTGTTTTGATAGCAATTTCAATAAAAACATCAAAAGGAGCAGATACCAATACATTTTTCACTGCCAATAAACAATCTGCCTGGTACCTCGTTGCCTTTGCCATGATAGGTACTTCCATTTCGGGTGTTACATTTATTTCGGTACCGGGAGCAGTTGGGGTAAGAGGTTTTTCTTACTTTCAGATGGTGCTGGGGTATATTTTAGGTTATATTTTTATTGGAAAAGTCCTGATGCCACTTTACTACAGACTCAATCTGGTGTCAATTTACAGTTATCTCGACAACCGTCTGGGATTTTGGTCATATAAAACCGGCTCTGCATTTTTCTTACTTTCCAGAACACTAGGCTCGGCAGTGAGACTATATATTGCGGCTCAGGTACTTCAGCTGGCCATTTACAACAGTCTAGGAGTGCCTTTTGAAGTAAGTGTGGCCATTACGATTGCCTTGATTTGGGTTTATACTTTTAAAGGCGGCATAAAAACCATTATTATAACCGATACCCTTCAAACCACTTTTTTGATTTCGGCTGTGGCTCTTACGGTTTATTTGATTTCTAGTCAGCTCAATCTTAGTTTTATGGGGGCAGTTACCGAAATTCAAAACAGCGAATACTCTCAGGTATTTTTCTTTGGTGATGGTTGGGGCGATTTCAAAAATTTCTTTAAGCAGTTTATTTCAGGAGCTCTTATCACGTTGGTAATGACCGGCTTAGACCAGGATTTGATGCAAAAAAACCTAACCTGCAAAAACCTCGGTGAGGCTCAGAAAAACATGTTTTGGTTTACTATTTCGCTGGTATTTGTTAATATTCTTTTCTTGAGCCTTGGAGCACTTTTATATATTTATGCCAACCAAAAAGGCATAACAATTCCTGCAAAAACCGATGAACTGTATCCTATGATGGCCCTTGAAATATTTGGAAATGGAGGAATGGGAACCATTGGAGTTTTGGTTGCTGTCATGTTTTTGATAGGAATCACGGCGGCTACTTATGCCAGTTCTGATTCTGCACTCACAGCTTTGACCACTTCTTTTTGCATTGATTTCATGAATGTGGAGTCAAAACCCGAAAAACAAAGAGCCAAAATCAAACATTATGTACACATCATGTTTTCGGTGATTTTCTATGTGGTCATTATCATTTTCAGTTATCTCAACAATAAGGATGTAATCTCGGCAATATTCCAAATCGCCAGTTATACCTATGGGCCGCTTCTGGGTTTATTTGTGTTTGGGTTATATACCAAGAAAAACCTGGGCAGTTTTGACCGGTTTGTGCCTTATGTTTGTATCCTCGCTCCTGCCCTTACATATATTACAGTCGGTATAATCGAACGGAACTTCGGCTATAAATTTGTCAACGAAAACCTGATAATCAACGGATTCTTTACTTTTGCCGGCCTGTACGTTTTGGCTTTGATGAATAAGGAAGAAAGTTCAGTTAAATGA
- a CDS encoding superoxide dismutase: MNRKSFLGTLFSGVLVSKISWAKNAPGIFAEPFSLPALPYAYYALEPHFDALTMEIHHSRHHQAYVTNLNKAITGTPAESLSLEEIIKNISKYPTAVRNNGGGHWNHSFFWKILSPKKQQPSENLLSLINKDFGSLDKMQADFNAAATSRFGSGWAWLIVQDGKLKVCSTPNQDNPLMDIAEIKGKPVLGIDVWEHAYYLKYQNKRADYVKAFWNLVNWQEVEQLLK; the protein is encoded by the coding sequence ATGAACAGGAAAAGCTTTTTAGGAACATTATTTTCAGGAGTTTTGGTGTCAAAAATCAGTTGGGCAAAAAACGCTCCCGGGATTTTTGCAGAACCCTTTAGTTTGCCGGCATTGCCTTATGCTTACTATGCTTTGGAACCACATTTTGATGCCTTGACCATGGAGATTCATCATTCCCGTCATCATCAGGCTTATGTTACTAATCTTAATAAAGCCATTACCGGTACCCCGGCTGAAAGCCTTTCTTTAGAGGAGATCATCAAAAATATTAGTAAATATCCCACCGCTGTAAGAAACAACGGCGGAGGACACTGGAATCATTCGTTTTTCTGGAAAATACTTTCACCCAAAAAACAACAACCCTCTGAGAATTTACTTTCTCTGATCAACAAAGATTTTGGAAGTCTGGATAAGATGCAAGCTGATTTTAATGCTGCTGCAACTTCAAGATTTGGCTCAGGTTGGGCATGGTTGATTGTTCAGGATGGAAAACTGAAAGTTTGCAGTACTCCAAATCAGGATAACCCTTTGATGGATATTGCCGAAATTAAGGGTAAACCTGTTTTAGGCATCGATGTATGGGAGCATGCATATTACCTTAAATATCAGAACAAAAGAGCCGATTATGTGAAAGCTTTCTGGAATCTTGTCAACTGGCAGGAAGTAGAACAATTGTTGAAATAA
- the recR gene encoding recombination protein RecR, translating into MNYPSKLVEDAVNEISRLPGIGKKSALRLALHLLKSDKMVTHNLTMAINDLVEKTTFCSVCHNISDSEICRICDSIKRDDSILAIVQDTKDVLAIENTSQYQGKYHVLGGVISPIQGIGPSDLNIDSLVERIKNNPAIKEIIIALSPTMEGDTTAFYIKKKLKEFTLKISTIARGIPIGGDLEYTDEITLGRSILSRIEF; encoded by the coding sequence TTGAATTATCCTTCCAAACTGGTTGAAGATGCTGTAAATGAGATTTCGAGACTGCCCGGAATCGGTAAAAAGTCGGCTTTAAGGCTCGCTTTGCATTTACTGAAATCCGATAAAATGGTTACTCATAATCTTACAATGGCAATTAATGATTTGGTAGAAAAGACCACTTTTTGCAGCGTTTGCCATAATATTTCTGATTCTGAGATTTGCAGAATTTGTGATTCTATCAAACGTGATGATTCGATTTTAGCCATCGTACAAGATACCAAAGACGTACTTGCTATTGAAAATACTTCTCAATATCAAGGCAAATATCATGTTTTAGGAGGTGTAATTTCCCCCATTCAGGGCATTGGACCTTCTGATCTCAATATTGATTCTCTGGTAGAAAGGATAAAAAATAATCCGGCTATAAAAGAAATCATAATAGCCCTCAGCCCCACTATGGAGGGCGATACCACTGCATTTTATATAAAAAAGAAACTTAAAGAGTTTACCTTGAAAATCAGTACTATAGCCCGTGGAATACCAATTGGTGGAGACCTGGAATATACCGATGAAATCACCCTTGGAAGGAGCATTTTGAGCAGAATTGAATTTTGA